From a single Brassica oleracea var. oleracea cultivar TO1000 chromosome C5, BOL, whole genome shotgun sequence genomic region:
- the LOC106294721 gene encoding LOW QUALITY PROTEIN: pyruvate dehydrogenase E1 component subunit alpha-2, mitochondrial (The sequence of the model RefSeq protein was modified relative to this genomic sequence to represent the inferred CDS: inserted 1 base in 1 codon), with product MALSRLSLRSTTALPPSLLRYVSTDPTPITIETAAPFTAHQCDAPSRSVETSSQEILSFFXRMEIAANSLYKSKLIRGFCHLYDGQEALAVGMEAGITKEDAIITSYRDHCTFLGRGGELVDAFSELMGRMRGCSNGKGGSMHFYKKDASFYGGHGIVGAQIPLGCGLAFAQKYSKEENVSFVLYGDGAANQGQLFEALNIAALWDLPAILVCENNHYGMGTATWRPAKSPAYFKRGDYVPGLKVDGMDVLAVKQACKFAKEHALKNGPITQTPNKTIVIIMDTYRYHGHSMSDPGSTYRTRDEVSGVRQVRDPIERVRKLLLSHDIATEKELKDIEKEVRKEVDDAVAQAKESPVPEPSELFTNMYVKDCGVESFGADRKELKVTLA from the exons ATGGCGTTATCACGACTCTCTCTCCGATCCACCACCGCTTTACCTCCCTCCCTCCTCCGCTACGTTTCGACAGACCCAACCCCGATCACAATCGAAACGGCCGCCCCTTTCACCGCCCACCAATGCGACGCTCCCTCACGCTCCGTGGAGACCTCATCCCAGGAGATCCTCTCCTTCT CGCGTATGGAGATCGCCGCAAACTCTCTCTACAAGTCCAAACTGATCCGCGGGTTCTGCCACCTGTACGACGGCCAGGAGGCTCTAGCCGTGGGGATGGAGGCGGGGATCACCAAGGAGGACGCCATCATCACGTCGTACAGAGACCACTGCACGTTCCTGGGGCGCGGAGGAGAGCTCGTGGACGCGTTCTCGGAGCTCATGGGGAGGATGAGAGGCTGCTCCAATGGGAAAGGAGGGTCGATGCATTTTTATAAGAAGGACGCGAGTTTCTACGGTGGGCATGGGATCGTTGGCGCTCAGATTCCGTTGGGGTGTGGTTTGGCTTTTGCTCAGAAGTATTCTAAGGAGGAGAATGTGAGTTTTGTTTTGTATGGTGATGGTGCTGCTAATCAGGGTCAGTTGTTTGAGGCCTTGAATATTGCCGCTCTTTGGGACTTGCCTGCGATTCTCGTTTGCGAGAATAACCATT ATGGAATGGGAACGGCTACGTGGAGGCCTGCTAAGTCTCCAGCCTATTTCAAGCGTGGAGACTATGTTCCTGGCTTGAAG GTGGATGGTATGGATGTACTGGCTGTGAAGCAGGCGTGCAAGTTTGCCAAGGAGCATGCGCTCAAGAATGGCCCTATT ACCCAAACACCAAACAAAACCATTGTCATCATTATGGATACCTACAGGTACCATGGTCACTCTATGTCTGACCCGGGAAGCACCTACCGTACACGTGACGAAGTCTCCGGCGTTAGACAG GTGCGTGATCCAATTGAAAGGGTGCGAAAATTGCTGTTGTCTCATGACATAGCTACAGAAAAAGAGCTTAAG GACATAGAGAAAGAGGTGAGGAAAGAAGTAGATGACGCCGTTGCTCAAGCCAAG GAGAGCCCCGTTCCAGAGCCATCCGAGCTATTCACAAACATGTACGTGAAAGACTGTGGAGTCGAG TCATTTGGAGCAGACAGAAAAGAGCTCAAAGTGACACTTGCATAA